The stretch of DNA TAAGTAGTAAAAGTCGTACCAATGGCATCCGAGGTAAAAGTGCTACGCGCAAAATTGAAAAGCGCCTGGGCACTCAGTCTGTCAGTGATGCCAGCCATGCTTCCCAACATTATGGAGTGTGTATATATAGGTCCCGCAGCTTGAACAAAGCTTGGGAACACGCCGAGATTATACATGAGGGTGAGGCGGTATGATCCGGGCGCCGCGATCCCTCCCGGCATGTTCATCCCAGCAAGGAGGGGAAGGAAGCCTGCACCAGCGGTCGGACTGCCGCCCGTCGTCTCTTGAATTTCACTACCTAACTTCCTGAGAAATGATGAGCCCGCCGCATAACTTAGACTTACACTTCCAGTCGGAAACATCGTCGCAGGAATTCTCCGTTGCCCACCAGAAGAAGAGGTGTCCGGAATTGGCTCAATGAGTGTTAGCCCTCCAGTAGCTGAGGAACTCCATTCCTTACTCCAAGTTCTCCCCCAACCCAGTGTTGCGCCATGTGTCGCATAATCACCAAATTGCGGTTGAGACATTTGAGTGAACGTATACTTCATACTTAACGAATCTATGGCCGAAATCCTTGAGGTTGGTCCAGCGGAAATAGTATGAGTCGTAGTATCGAACACCGTGTTCGATGGTTGCCCGCCAACTGTTGTCGACGGTGTAAATGAGCCACCGAAACTAAGTTGAGAGTACATGTAACTGGTCTGAAAATCCGTGGTCGGTGAAAGCGAGTAGGAGTTCGAAAACCCAACACTGAACATAGTGGTCCTAATCCGTTGAGTAATTAGGCCAGAATCAATTGGGCCCATAAGCCCGATCCCTCCTGCGCCAAATCCCCCTCCTCCTCCCATACCGGCTCCACCACCAAGGCCGCCAGCACCGAAGGCCGGGGCCGAAGGTGTATACAAGTACGTGCCCATGATCCGAAAGCCTCGCATCCGAGGCAACATCCTATTCACAGCCTGTGAGAGGTCAATCCCTGCACTTCCATTGAATCCGACGTTGTCAAGAGCTGAATTATTTACGAATTTCTGGATAATCGCCCCGACTGACAGATTTGTCTTCACAAGGGTATTGCCGTGAATGAAGTTTAGCTGAGGCGTAATCGTCGTGATGAGATCATCAACTTTTGTTCCTGCCGGCAGGAATGATTCGGGAGTAAAGAACACGTTGCTGTCATATCTCTCCGTAACCGATATCGATGGCACTACGCGGATCTGTTGCGCCGCAGAGTCCGAGATACTCCACCACACCACCAGGGCCAACGCTCCCGAGATAACCCGAAGCACCCTCAAACGCTGACTACGGCACAACAATGACATCACCAGCCTTGAGGAAGAAGTTTCCCTCCGAGTTTTTACCCTGAATAATATCTTCATAGGGAACGGGAATCTGAACCTGCTTCGGTTGCCCTTGGCCATTTGGAACAACTCTCAGCACATGGATCTTGTTTCTCGACGCAAATGTTGTGAAGCCTCCGGCAAGCGAGATCCCTTGCAACACTGTCGCATAAGACTTCAACGGCACCTTCCCAGGTTTTGACACTTCACCAAGAACATACACATAGTAACTATTTACTTCCTTCACTTGCACCGAGACGGTTGGATTCGACATGAACTCAGCCAAGCCATCCGCAATTCGCTTGGCCAGTACATTCGACGTCATTCCCGCTGCCTGAACATCACCGATCAGCGGCATTGAAATCTTCCCATCAGGCCGAATGATGACTTCTCGTGAAAGCTCCTGATTCCGCCAAACGTTCACGACCAGAACATCCTCAGGCCCCAGCAAAAATTCATTCGGAGGAATATACGTGACATTGAAGTCTATCTGCTCATTCCCGATCCAGCACCCCGGGAGAGTGAGAAGAAAGCTGACAGCAATACATACCCCCCCTCGTAACCATCTGCAACCGAAAGTTTTCAAGTTCCAACTCCTTTGGCTCGCTCCAGCGACATGCACCCGTACAATTCTAGCAAATGGACTTCACCTTGACGGTAATACAACCATTGTTTCAGAGGGCACAACGATCTGATCTCCCGGTTTTAACTCTATGTTTTGATCTGAGCCATCTCTCAGCACGATGTCGTCATAACTCGCCTTAATCTTGTTCAATCCCTCACCATCTTTTCCGAACCGAAATACCACAATTTTGTTGCGAGCAGCCACCTGTGTAAAGCCATGAGCAATCGTGATTGCTTGCAGCAGTGTGGTCTTACTTTTCAGAGGATACTTACCGGGAGCATTCACCTCTCCCAACACGTAAATTTGATAACTATTGACCTCTCGGACTAGGATCGAAACCGTCGGGTTCTCCATATAGGATTTGAGCCGTGCGGAGATCTCGTCAGTTAATTGTCCCGCTGTCCGCCCCACTGCCGACACATCACCGATAAGGGGGAGCGAAATCCGACCATCCGGACGAACCTGAACTTGCTTAGAAAGATCCGCGTTCTTCCACACCGTAATTTCCAAGACGTCTTCAGGCCCCATAATGTAATCTGGAGTCACCGTAAGGGATGATTTTTCTGCCCCTTCGCCTCCATGCCGTACACTGGCAGGGTTTGTCCCCTGGGATGGGCCTGCCACCAAGGTCAATTTTGGTGCCTGCTCAAATTGGGTAGCATGCGCGATACTTCCCAAGCTCCCCACAAGAACAATAGTGCTAAATAACGCCGTACCATTCATTAGTTATTCTCCTGAAGAAATTCCAACTACCATTTGCAACAACGACTAATCATCTACCTTCCCAGCAAGAACCGAAGTCTCGAT from Nitrospira sp. encodes:
- a CDS encoding polysaccharide biosynthesis/export family protein yields the protein MKTFGCRWLRGGVCIAVSFLLTLPGCWIGNEQIDFNVTYIPPNEFLLGPEDVLVVNVWRNQELSREVIIRPDGKISMPLIGDVQAAGMTSNVLAKRIADGLAEFMSNPTVSVQVKEVNSYYVYVLGEVSKPGKVPLKSYATVLQGISLAGGFTTFASRNKIHVLRVVPNGQGQPKQVQIPVPYEDIIQGKNSEGNFFLKAGDVIVVP
- a CDS encoding polysaccharide biosynthesis/export family protein, coding for MNGTALFSTIVLVGSLGSIAHATQFEQAPKLTLVAGPSQGTNPASVRHGGEGAEKSSLTVTPDYIMGPEDVLEITVWKNADLSKQVQVRPDGRISLPLIGDVSAVGRTAGQLTDEISARLKSYMENPTVSILVREVNSYQIYVLGEVNAPGKYPLKSKTTLLQAITIAHGFTQVAARNKIVVFRFGKDGEGLNKIKASYDDIVLRDGSDQNIELKPGDQIVVPSETMVVLPSR